A single region of the Candidatus Zixiibacteriota bacterium genome encodes:
- a CDS encoding DUF92 domain-containing protein translates to MDFNLLSNHMICKDLVIGGILSLIIAFFAFRLKALSGSGAVGTVLVGTIVFGFGGILFAVPLI, encoded by the coding sequence ATGGATTTTAATCTGCTGTCGAATCATATGATCTGTAAGGATCTGGTTATCGGCGGCATACTCTCGCTTATTATCGCCTTTTTTGCCTTCAGATTGAAGGCACTTTCCGGAAGCGGCGCCGTAGGAACTGTTCTGGTCGGCACGATTGTCTTTGGATTCGGCGGAATACTTTTCGCCGTTCCCTTAATCT